DNA sequence from the Sphingomonas bisphenolicum genome:
CAGTTCGATCGCGAAGGCGCTGCCCTGCAAAATGCCCGGCAAACTGTCCAATGCGCTGTCCAGCGCCACGCCGATCGGGCGGATATCCAGCCGTTCGTCGCCGGGGAAATAGGCCAGGCCAAAGCCCCCGCCCAGATTGACCAGCGGCGGCGACGCGCCGACATCGTCCGACAGCCGCGCCGCCAGCGCAATCGTCGCCGCCTGCGTCTCGATGATCGCCAATGGATCGAGATTCTGGCTGCCGGCGAAAATATGCCAGCCCCGCCAGTCCGCCCCCGCATCGATCATCGCCCGCGCCAGCGCCGCCGCGCGATCGGCATCGACGCCGAACGGCTTGGCCCCGCCGCCCATGCGCATCCCCGATCCCTTGAGGTCGAAGTCCGGGTTGACCCGCACCGCCAGGCGCGGGGTCTTGCCGAGCTTTTCGGCAACAGCCAGCGCGCGGCGCCCTTCTCCCTCCGACTCCAAATTGATGGTCACGCCCGCGAAGATCGCGGCTTCCAATTCGTCGTTGCGCTTGCCCGGTCCTGCAAAACTGATCCGATCCGGCGCCATTCCGGCTGTAAGCGCCATTTCCAGTTCGCCCCCCGAGGCAATATCGAATCCATCCACCTGGCTCCCCATCCGGGCCAGCAGCAGCGCATAGGGGTTGGCCTTGATCGCATAATGGAGATGCAACGCATCGGGCATGGCGGCGCGAAACCTTCGCACCTGCGCTTCGACGACCTTCATATCATAGGCGAAAAGCGGCGTGTCTCCCGCCTCGTCCACCAGGCTGGCTGCGCCGCAGCCGCCGACGATCAACATGCCTTCTTCCTGCGCGAACCAGGCGGGAATCGGCCCCATCAGCTTCATGCGCCATGCTCCTTGGCCAGCGCGACCCGATCGATCTTGCCATTGGGATTGCGGGGGAAATCTGGAAGCACGACGATATCCTTGGGCTGCATGAAATTGGGCAGTTCGGTCTTGAGACGGGCGGCAACCGCCGAGGCGACGAAAATGTCGTCGGCGCGGATCAGCAGCCGCACCGCCTGCCCCAGCCGGTCATCCCGTACCCCCAAAGCCACGGCTTCGGAGACGCCAGGCACGGCGACCGCGGCCTCCTCTATCTCGGTCGGGCTGATCCGGTTGCCCGCCGACTTGATCATCGCATCGTCGCGGCCGACGAAATAGAGCAGGCCCTGGGCATCCCGGCGCACCGTGTCGCCCGACCAGACCGCCATGCCGCCATAGGCCGATATCGCGGGCGCGGGCTTGAACCGCTCGGCCGTCCGCGCCGGGTCGCGCCAATAGCCCTGCGCCACCAGCGGCCCGCAATGGACCAGTTCGCCCGGCTCCTCATCGTCGGTGATGCTGCCGTCCGGGCGAACTACCAGAATCTCCGCAAAGGGGATCGCCCGGCCCATCGAATCGGGATGGCTGCCCACCAGCGCCGGCGGCAGATAGGTGGACCTAAACGCCTCGGTCAGCCCGTACATCGGATAGAGGTCGGCCTGTGGGAACAGCGCGCGCAGCCTGGCGACCAGCGGCCGGGTCAGCGCCCCGCCACTGTTGGTCAGCCGCTTGAGCTTCGCGGCAATCTCCACCGGCCAGTCCAGCTCGGTCAGTTGCACCCAGAGCGGCGGCACCCCGGCCAGCGTCGTGATGTCCCGCCGATCCACCAGCTTCATCACATCGCGCGGCGTGAGATAATCGAGCGGATAGACGCAGCCCCCGGCGTACCAGGTGGAAAGTAGCTGATTTTGTCCATAATCGAAGCTGAAAGGTAGGACGCAGGCGGTGCGATCCGCCTCCGTCAGTTGGAGATAGGCCGCCACCGCCACCGCGCCAAGCCACAGGTTGGCGTGGCTGAGCATCACTCCCTTGGGCCGTCCGGTCGAACCGCTGGTGTAGAGGATCGCCGCCAGATCGTCAGGCGCGGCTGAACAAGGCCCGATCGCCTGGCCGCCGCTCATCGCGCAGGCGGCGTCATCCTCGCGATGCAGTTGGCAATCGGCCGGCACGTCGCCAGGCGACAGGCTTTCGAGTCGCGCCGCCGTCCCGATCAGCAGCATCGCGCCGCTGTCGGCCAGGATATGGGCGACCTGCGCATGTTTGAGCAATGGATTGACCGGCACATGGACCAAACCCGCACGCGGCGCCGCCAACGGCATCAGCGCGGCGACCGGCCCTTTGGCGATCCAGCTTGCGACTCGCGCGCCCTTCTTCAGCCCGAATCCCGCCAGCCAGCCCGCCAGCCGTCCCAGCGTCTCTTCCAGTTCGGCATAGCTGTAGCTGCCGGATCGACCATCCAGCGCCGTCCGCAAGGCGTCGCCGCGCAGCAGCAGATGGTCGATCGGCCGCAACTGCGCGCCGTCGATCATGGGGAAATCCGTGGACACAGGCGGGCTTAACTCCATTTCCAGACTTTTCTCCTATGCCGCCCTATAGTTGGGGCGGAGATAGTCGGTTGGTGGCGCCAAGGGAATATCAGATGCTCGCACAGGCGCGGCAGGCTTTGGCCGGCCGGCTCGATCGCGCGCATGGATTGGCCCTGTTCGACCGGATCGACTGGTTTGCGGCTCTGCATGATCGCTGCTTCCCTGACCAGCCCGTCTCTATCGTGCAGGCGCAGGAGGGCGATGCGCAAGCCTGGCTGTTCCTGCTCGCCCCCGCCCCCCGTCGCGTCAGCGCGCTCGCCAACTGGTACAGCTTCGCCTGGGCGCCCGTCTTCATCGGCGCGCCCGATGCCGCGACCCGGCAGCGGTTGCTGGAAAGCTTGGCCCGGCACCTGATGACGCGCTACGCGCAGATCGATCTCTATCCGCTGGAGGATGCCGCCCCCTTGCTCGCCGCGCTGCGCCGCGCCGGCTGGTTCGCCGTCCAGCGGGCGATGGGCGGGCGCTATCTTTTGGAGTTGGAGGGCTGCTGCTTCGCCGACTATTGGGCGGCGCGGCCGGGCCGGCTGCGCAATCTCGTCAAGCGCAAGGGACGTGGCGACCCCTTCGCCCTGTCGATCGCCACGCGGCTGACCGACGACCTGTGGCGGGACTATATCGACGTGCATGAACGTAGCTGGAAGGAGGCTGAACCCGGCCTCGATTTCCTGCACGACCTGGCCGAGCGGGAAAGCGCGGCGGGGACGTTGCGGCTGGGTTTCGCGCGGTTGGACGGGCGCGCGGTGGCGACCCAATTGTGGACCGTGGAGCGGGACGTCGCCCTGATCCACAAGCTGAGCCATGACAGCGCCTTCGACCATGCTTCCCCCGGCACATTGTTGAGCCATGCGATGTTCAAGCAGGCGATCGACGGGGATCGGGTGCGCATGATCGACTATGGCACCGGCGACAACGGCTACAAGGCCGACTGGATGGACCGGCGCATCCCGCTCCACCGCATCGACGCTTTCAACCCGCGTTTCCCCTCCAGTTGGCTCCCGGCGGCGCGCACCGCCATTTCAGCGCTTGTAGGTTAAGCCGCGTCCCTCTATTTAGCGCGCATCATGCGGGCGCAAAATTCTCAGCCGGTCGACCGGACTCTCGATGTGGACAGCCTGATGCGGGCGCTGTTGCGCGACGTACTCAGCCTGCCGCAAACCCAGGTCGATAGCTTCGACGCGGACACCCCCCTGTTCGGCGCGCTGCCGGAACTGGATTCGATGGCGGTCGCGGGCCTGCTGACCGAGATCGAGGACCGCTTCGACATCCTGATCGAGGATGACGATATCGACGGCGACACGTTCGAGACATTCGGGTCGCTCGTCGCCTTCGCGCAGGCGAAGCTGGCCTGAACCCAGCCCGCCCGCGGCGGAGGCTTATGCCTCCACCAGTTCCTCGAAATCCTGTTCCGCCAGGAATTTCTCGACGTCGAGCGCGGCCATGCAGCCCATGCCCGCCGCGGTCACGGCCTGGCGATAGATTTTATCGGTGACGTCGCCCGCGGCGAACACGCCCGGAATCGCCGTGCGGGTCGTGCCCTTTTCCACCAGCAGATAGCCCTCGTCGGTCGGCAGCTTGCCGGTGAACAGCTCGGTCGCGGGATGATGGCCGATCGCGACGAAGCCGCCGTCGGTCGGCTCATGCGACTTTTCGCCCGTCACCGTATCGATCAGGTCGACCCCGACCAGACCTTCGGGCGTGCCGCCGCCGACGAATCGGTCGACCGCCTTGTTCCACAGCACCTTGATGTTCGGATGGGCGTGCAGCCGCTGTTGCAGGATCTTTTCCGCGCGCAGCGAATCGCGGCGGTGGATCAGGGTGACGTCATGGCTGTGGTTGGTGAGGTAGAGCGCTTCCTCGACCGCGGTGTTGCCGCCGCCGATCACCACCACCTTCTTGCCGCGATAGAAGAAGCCGTCGCAGGTGGCGCAGGCCGACACGCCCTTGCCCTGCAGATGCTCCTCGCCCTCCACGCCCAGCCATTTGGCCTGCGCGCCGGTGCAGATGACCAGCGTGTCGGCGACATAGAGGGTGCCGCCATCGCCGCGCAGGCGGAAGGGACGTTCGGACAGATCGACGTCGACGATCTGGTCATACATCATCTGCGCGCCGACATGCTCGGCCTGCGCCTGCATCTGCTCCATCAGCCACGGCCCCTGGATCACGTCCTTGAAACCGGGATAATTTTCGACATCGGTAGTGATGGTGAGCTGGCCGCCCGGCTGCATTCCCTGCACCACGATCGGCGCCAGACCCGCGCGCGCACCGTAAATGGCGGCGGACAGGCCGGCCGGGCCGGAACCGAGAATGAGCATACGGGTGGAATGGGTGGCGGTCATATCAGGCTTTCAACTGTGATTCGTGTCGGCCAGAGAGATAGGCACCCCCACGCCCCGCGCCAAGCGAAGGATTTGCATGGGGGCGGCGAAGCGGCACTTTGGGGGTGCGCGAGGTGGCGCGCGAAGTTCACAGTGTAACGCACGAAATGGGCCGGAAGCGCTCGCGATGCTTCCCAAAGGCGCTCGCGACGCGTCACTTCCTATCGGGTGATGCGGGCGTGCTTGGGGCGCGGGGATGCGGGGCGTGGTGCGGTGAGAGATGGATGAAGGCTGATCCATACCGAGGGTAGATCAGACGAAATCCTATTTGGGAAGGATGTTGGAGGGGCTGGGATTGGCCGATTTCGGAATGTCCGGTTCAGAGCCGGACAGTAAAGATAGCAGACCTTACTTAGTCACGTTGTAATTTTTTTCCTACCATAGCCATAAACCGTCGCGAAAATAGCGGCGCAAAGCATATCACGAGTGCTAGATGATCGTGTAAACGGCTTGCCCGGCGAAGAATCGGAAATAATCCCGCTTCCGCAATTGCATGATCTACCTCCACGGATCATCATGCTGTGAGCGCGCAGGCGTGAAAGGAGAGAAAATGACGCTTTTTGAACTGGTAAAGCTGGCGCTCGATGAACTGTATGCCGAAGGGTCGGCAATCTATGGCTCGGCTCTTGATGCAGAAATCAAAAAGCGCATGGCCTACCTTTCAATGTGTTATGGCTCGCTCAACAATATGAGTAGGACACCGATAGACTATAAAGATCCGGCAACTCGGTTCGCTTATGTGTACAAATATACGGCCTCTCACGGAGATTACGTCGTTCAGGCCCTTCAATCCGTACCGGTTGCAGTCTTTCCTTCCTCAAACACCAGGCTGTCTTGCATCGGAGGCGGTCCAGGAAGCGATATAGTCGGTGTCATCAAATTCATAGCCGATAGTGGTATCAAGCTTGACAGACTGACTTGCTATCTTGTTGACGGCGAGCAGGCGTGGGCAGACACTTGGACTGAGATTGGTGACGCGCTCAGCGCATCAGTGCCGGTCAATGTGAATTTTCAGCCATTGGATGTGACGCAGCCTTCCACATGGTCGAGCCAAAAAAAGTTTTTGAGCGCCGACCTATTTACGCTGAGTTACTTTGTTTCAGAGGTAATGGCTTTCGACCAAACGGGTGTCGTGACGCAGTTTTGGAAAATGCTCTTTGATGAAGCGAAGTCGGGCGCGAAATTTGTGTACGTCGATAACGGGCATAGCGATTTCAACGAGTATTTTGATTATCAGTGGAGCAAGGCTCGCTCCGACGTCAAATGCCTATACTCTTTTGACAACAATCGGATGCTTCCACGCTTCTCAGAGCAGACAGACAGCGTAGCGATCTACAAGGCAAAGTTTGGCCAATCTCCAAAGGTGCAATCCTATCTCTCG
Encoded proteins:
- a CDS encoding pyridoxal-dependent decarboxylase, exosortase A system-associated, with protein sequence MKLMGPIPAWFAQEEGMLIVGGCGAASLVDEAGDTPLFAYDMKVVEAQVRRFRAAMPDALHLHYAIKANPYALLLARMGSQVDGFDIASGGELEMALTAGMAPDRISFAGPGKRNDELEAAIFAGVTINLESEGEGRRALAVAEKLGKTPRLAVRVNPDFDLKGSGMRMGGGAKPFGVDADRAAALARAMIDAGADWRGWHIFAGSQNLDPLAIIETQAATIALAARLSDDVGASPPLVNLGGGFGLAYFPGDERLDIRPIGVALDSALDSLPGILQGSAFAIELGRWLVGEAGVYLTRVIDVKVSQGETFVVVDGGLHHQLAASGNFGTVVRRNYPIAVANRFGAASTGQPVTVVGCLCTPIDRLGDKVALPPVREGDLIAIFLAGAYGASASPAAFLGHPSPRELLLG
- a CDS encoding acyl-CoA ligase (AMP-forming), exosortase A system-associated, with product MIDGAQLRPIDHLLLRGDALRTALDGRSGSYSYAELEETLGRLAGWLAGFGLKKGARVASWIAKGPVAALMPLAAPRAGLVHVPVNPLLKHAQVAHILADSGAMLLIGTAARLESLSPGDVPADCQLHREDDAACAMSGGQAIGPCSAAPDDLAAILYTSGSTGRPKGVMLSHANLWLGAVAVAAYLQLTEADRTACVLPFSFDYGQNQLLSTWYAGGCVYPLDYLTPRDVMKLVDRRDITTLAGVPPLWVQLTELDWPVEIAAKLKRLTNSGGALTRPLVARLRALFPQADLYPMYGLTEAFRSTYLPPALVGSHPDSMGRAIPFAEILVVRPDGSITDDEEPGELVHCGPLVAQGYWRDPARTAERFKPAPAISAYGGMAVWSGDTVRRDAQGLLYFVGRDDAMIKSAGNRISPTEIEEAAVAVPGVSEAVALGVRDDRLGQAVRLLIRADDIFVASAVAARLKTELPNFMQPKDIVVLPDFPRNPNGKIDRVALAKEHGA
- a CDS encoding GNAT family N-acetyltransferase, with translation MVAPREYQMLAQARQALAGRLDRAHGLALFDRIDWFAALHDRCFPDQPVSIVQAQEGDAQAWLFLLAPAPRRVSALANWYSFAWAPVFIGAPDAATRQRLLESLARHLMTRYAQIDLYPLEDAAPLLAALRRAGWFAVQRAMGGRYLLELEGCCFADYWAARPGRLRNLVKRKGRGDPFALSIATRLTDDLWRDYIDVHERSWKEAEPGLDFLHDLAERESAAGTLRLGFARLDGRAVATQLWTVERDVALIHKLSHDSAFDHASPGTLLSHAMFKQAIDGDRVRMIDYGTGDNGYKADWMDRRIPLHRIDAFNPRFPSSWLPAARTAISALVG
- a CDS encoding phosphopantetheine-binding protein gives rise to the protein MRAQNSQPVDRTLDVDSLMRALLRDVLSLPQTQVDSFDADTPLFGALPELDSMAVAGLLTEIEDRFDILIEDDDIDGDTFETFGSLVAFAQAKLA
- the trxB gene encoding thioredoxin-disulfide reductase; the protein is MTATHSTRMLILGSGPAGLSAAIYGARAGLAPIVVQGMQPGGQLTITTDVENYPGFKDVIQGPWLMEQMQAQAEHVGAQMMYDQIVDVDLSERPFRLRGDGGTLYVADTLVICTGAQAKWLGVEGEEHLQGKGVSACATCDGFFYRGKKVVVIGGGNTAVEEALYLTNHSHDVTLIHRRDSLRAEKILQQRLHAHPNIKVLWNKAVDRFVGGGTPEGLVGVDLIDTVTGEKSHEPTDGGFVAIGHHPATELFTGKLPTDEGYLLVEKGTTRTAIPGVFAAGDVTDKIYRQAVTAAGMGCMAALDVEKFLAEQDFEELVEA